Genomic DNA from Lactuca sativa cultivar Salinas chromosome 8, Lsat_Salinas_v11, whole genome shotgun sequence:
GTTATCGAAATAATTACCGATAGGGCCCGCTTTAGTTTCACGACAGAAATCCATCAAGTCTTTCATGCTATTGACAACTTCAGATATCTAACACAAATCCATGTTGCAATTATTTAGTATATACCAACAAAAcaatattaagaaaaaaaaattaatattaataaggGTATTTCACCTGTAAGCACCTAACGTATCTTTTGGAAAAACCCAGGTCGTTTAATGATTGCAACTCTAAGCTTCTTGCCAGCTGTCGCCCAGCTGTCACGACCCTGTGGCAGTCATATCACAGAGTCAGCATCTCAAAAAAAgtcaaaacataacaaaatattcTTTACACACTCACATGTTGCTATTTGTCTGTAAATCTTGCTGGGAGACACCATCAGAACCACTTTCAGCTATTGTAGATTGGCATTTTTGTGCAACTTGTAACAACTGATTCACCtatgaaaaaatatataaataaagaacaTGATAAAATGGATCCATAAATTCAATTGTCAAGTTTTTCATGAAGAAGAAAGATTTTGTACCTGAGGTGCAACCAATCTACGTGGAAGAAGCTCCTCATGTCTTCGTGCACAAAACTCCCAGGTTAATATCTGAAATGACACatgtatatataagtaaaataaattaaatatatataatacacACCACAATATATGAtgaacaatacatatatataatatatcaCCTTTAAATCAGGGGTGAAAATAACTTTGAGTTGACCTTCACGAACCACACGAAGTTGCTCATATATACTTTCTTGAACAGCTTGTCCGTATTCCAACACCATTATTCCAGAAGGAAATCTATATTCCCGAGGTAAATCAAGAAACAAAAGCTCATCGATTACACCACTTCCAAATTTTATTTCATTCAGTCTGGGTAGAACTTCAAAAGTTGCCTCTGTTTCAACAAATAAAATCAACTTAGAAATCTTAAAAGCAACACATAACATATGAATTGTATACATACCAAATCCTCTTCCAGATTTTGACCCACAAATATCACACTGCCATGCATCCTAAAATTAAAATTCAATAAAAACTTAGTGACTTTTAGCATCACAAAAACAGAACATAACTTGACACAAAATACATACCATTGCTGCTTGTGGAAATACACCCAATGAGTGATGCCCTACATTATCATATAAAGACAAACACCATCTTTTTTTAGCACGTGGAGAGTAATACTCTGCTACAAACTTCCTCCAGTAGGAAATAACATTATcctgtaaatatatatatatatataaatatttaataatcaagaaacaagaagagaaatGTGACGTTTGAATTCTTGATAATCATACTCACAGCTGGGCGTTGCCTTTGATGATACAAATACTGCATCAATCTTCTTGAACATACACCACCATCATAAGGTCGTTTCACTGAAGATGAAGGTTGCAAGCTCTGTTGTTGAAGTTGTTGTCTTAACTGcagctgttgctgttgctgttgctgctgTTGAAGCAGATGTGCTCGTTGGACAGGTGGCAAAGACTGCAGCaactgttgctgttgttgttgttggcgtAGTCTTTGTTGTTGAATCAAAGTTTGTAGCTGTGGATTTGGGCTTTGTAACTCTTGTCTTTGTAATATCTGTTGTAAAACCTGTTGTTGCATCATGTCTTCTTGTTTGATGTCTAATCGAGGTTTCTTTTGTAAGTGGGAGATATTGTCATTATCTTGAATGAATGATCCTGGAACTCGTGGGCCATTTGGGAGTGAGAGTGACACTTGTCGTGGGGGAGGCAATGACGTGGCAGTTGAAGCTCCCTGACGTGGCACTTGTTGGGATTGGGAGTGTGGATCTTGATTATCTATAACAGAAGAGCCTGAAATGCTAATATTGTTTGAGGAGAATGATAAGGGGGATGCAGGTAATCTCATGTAAGATTCTGTGTTGGCACTTGCACTTCTTTGCATACGtgggccaccaccaccacctcctgaaAGCCCTGAATTAGCATCAGTAACCAATGAACTTGCACCAATACTAGGCCCTGAAGTAGCTACATTATTCATGTCCCCAGAGAGAGGTACCATGTTTGAACGTATGTTTCCTCCAAAAGACCCCAAATGGGGATTACCTAAAGCTTGAGACTGCATGTCTCCTTGGAAGAAGATTCCGGAACTGGAATTGGAATGTATCATTCCGACTCCGGCCCGAGAAGGCCCCATTCGTGATAGAGCCGTTTGCTGGCTGGAATCCAAGTAGTTATCCAGCGCCAGTGCTTTTGGTTGTGTAATCAACAATTAATAGGTAATTGAAATTGGATCTGTTCAATACCCCCGAAAGAGGCAGATGTTTTCCACCTTGAATAAATTACACCccaccctagaattttacaatcACCAGCCTCAATGATGTCCCTAATTAGAGATTCCAAATATAAAACAGACTCTAACCTCGAAGAGTTCACAAATTATAAGAATTAAGAGAGGCAAACATCAGTAGTTCTTCATACAAAACCTGGAATCAAGAACAGGGAAGACGAACTAGATCAATACCAGCAACAGAGAATAAAGAAGGATTTCTTAAGATCAGAGGAACATATATGATATACCACAAAAAAACCCTAACTTGATTCGGAAAAAAACCTAATGTATAGCATAGCAGCTAAAACGCACGAAAGCATAAACATCGAATTTCCGCGAAATTATCACCAATGGAAGCGTAGAAGCAAAGAAAACCTCCAACTTAACAACTAATACTAAGTAATTAAAAAAATCACAAAGAACTTCATCACATTCATTGGAAACTGTAAAATTAGATCAAATCTCTAAAAAATAACGCTTCCGTATGTTACTGAAAGAGGGGATAGTAAAAACTAAAAACCCCATCGAACCCTACCACTTTAAATCAAAACTAAACAAGAAATTTGAGCTTGAATTCAAATTTTTAAAAAGAGGAAAAGCAAACAGATAAAGATCTGGTTTTTTTCACGGTTTAGGCATTGATCAATAATTTGAAGCAAACGGCATTGAAGATTAGCAcaaatttagtaaaattaaaagGTAATAAAAAAATTGCTTACCAATCAAATCAGCTAACTTTCAAATTAATTCTGAGAAACCATAGATATGGAGCTAAAAAATGGCAGTGTTCGATCGGAGTTTATGTATCTAGCGGGAATCGGAGAGGGGAGAGTGACCGGAAGTGCCGGTGGATAGCCCTACGCGACTGTCTGTAGCCGGTTTGTGTTCGGGACGCGTGTGAACTAATAGATCGGGCGGTGATCAGGTGCATCGAGGACACGTGTCAAAATCTGATCCAATTGATGGATGGTTCTTGACAGGGTAGGTCTTGAGAGGAATTATCTAGTACAGGCGTATTTTCGGTTAGATCAGGAACAGCTGACTCGGTGGAGAATGAGTTCAACTCGTTTTCTCTGGCCCAAGACAAAGAAAAAGTTGAAGATAGACCGAGTCAGTCAGAAGTCGGCCTTTTGACTTCACTTTAAAACTGAATTACACGGATAGTCCCTACACAATTTGGATCTGCAACTTTTGTCTCTTGAGAAATTTATTTATGATTTTCATCCTTGAGATAATAGTTCATCTCATTTAAATCCATCACATACTTCGATGAAAGTTTCAAATTACAACACATCAGTTGATTAAAATGTATCCAGTCTcaacattttttttatctttaaccCATGACTTTTGTATAAAttcaatatattttatatttttgtttaaaatattgAATCAGGTTATTTTCTTGTCTTTTTTTTATATTGTTGTAAAATTTTATTCTATTACGCTAAGGTAATATTTGTACTTTGGGTTCAACTATCAAGAAAACCCATTCTTATTATCATATAGTGCGAAAAACAAATCTCAAATAAAAGATAGATTTATTATAAGAAGGATGTGTTAAACACATATATCatcttttgttattttttttttaatagtttCCTACATATCTcacaaacaattaaaataaatgtcaATGTTGTTGAAATAATAACTTGCTACTTTGGCACTACGTCTTTTGTGCTAACTCGTTTAAAATTTTTCAATGAGTGAAATCAAATTATTGCAAATTGTATAATCAAAGCCAACAAAATCTTCAATTCGGTCAaaatagcatacaaaacaatatcTAATGTATAATCATATCTCAAGTGATGCATCCCACCAAACATACCATGATGATCGTGAAACAAAATTGTGATTATACGTTACACGAGCAATTTAACATGATACGGTCGATATGACATATGTCTACAGACAATAACCGAAGAACTTTTCTATTACTCGTTTGTTTTCAAAGTGATACATTGGAATCTTTAGTTATGAATACTTATAACTGTAACCCTAGCAACTATAGAGTCGTACTGATATACATGCAATTCTGAAAAGACTAAACATGACCTATTACAGGGCTTTGCATCCCTACAAAATTGTTATTTAGGCTTCTCTACTTTGTTTTGTGTAATGTTATATGTTCGGACCACCAAATTTTAAGTCACACTGTAACATTATTCCCATCTTATTTTTTGGAAAGTTTCATGTAATATTCATATTTTATTGTTAACTAAAATGAACAGAAAGATGTTAATAAAATATaccaaaaatagttttttatCAAGTGCTatcttttttaaataaatataaaatataattaccATAATTATCGGACATATTGACATGTGACAAAACCAAGAAAAAATAGCTAATGGGGTTGCACAAGAAACATATTTGTAATACACCTCCCcatttaagtatggaaaatgtagaAAAAATCTGGAGGGACTAGAAAGGCATATCTGTAATACTGTAAGGGCTGTGAATATAGATTTTCTTACTTTCGTTtattgaataatttaattggtggTGGGTCCCAATAATATAATAACCTCTTGTTATATtactattattttatattttatatgatatttttttgtcaaatcaacgttttatttaatttttattttttaaatgacCGAACTAATAAAATTTTCTACATCAAATTATAGAAATAATTTGAGCTCGAGTTTAACAAAACAATCTCTATATTAATAAAAGAATAGCTCTTTTGTCAAGTGtcattatattatatattttaattaatatgtcGTCACTTGTCaatttattaatttttcattttaaatttattaaacctcctcattaatgtgattctattttaaattttaaattattgttttcattaattcacaaataaaaaatatctaatatatattaaaaattaattttatatatttatttgaatcaatgattataatttcacataactaataaaaaatatcttttaaattaataatttatttaaaataacttattaacaattttgagtttttactataaaagttttattaattttataaccgtagtttccacgggttataaactaataagTTATAAGTAAATAGGTAAAATTTTAAAGTTTTGATGCATATCTTTATTGTGTTAAAGATATTTTCATGAAATAGAGCTTAGAATTCTATATTGATCTATAAATGCATGCTGAATTCATGTGGATATTTTCTAACCTATTCAATTAGCACATGGTATCTAGAATACATCTTGTAGTTAACTTTATTGCGACATTAATctaaaaaaggaaaagaaaaagataTTTTTTATTCTGTTGGTTTATATCCATTGCACTTTTGTCGAACAAAATTTAAACATCTACATGATGTTACAACATCCTAAAAATTTTGTCTTTTGggattaatttaaaaataaaaataaaaaaaaaataaaataaaaaaaaataaaaaaaaaataaaaaagctcTTACCTTCACTTGGACAAATTCGAAAATCCGAACttcaaatatattttttctatCGAGAGAGTTCATTCAAAACCTATTTCTAAAAAGAGTCTCTAAGACGTAAACCAAATTCTGCAAGTAAAGAAATAAATGATTAAATCGATTagaaacaaaaagaaaagaattttcaAGAAATATGGGTCCAAAATGAGTATCTTAAGAAAATAACTCAAAACTTGGGTTACAAACAATGCTTGCGAGCTCTTTTAATCTATCACACCATAGACAATACATAGCTTCTATTTATGGGTCCTAATCTTTGCTCACCAAGGAAACTTGATCCTTACCATAATTCCTAGCATGGTACTGGAACTAGGACTCTTAAATGTCCTTTATACACCAACTTATGCataaggtgatgggttttgagcataacaaacaaaaacTTGCAACACTAATtttgaattatgatttttctaattgaacatacaactttgaacatCAAAAGCAAACCCTAGGACTACTAGTATATTTTTGAAAAACACAACTAGGGTTAGGAAAACATCCTTGTGTTGTTGAAGCTTTGAGAACAAGCACCACAAATGACGTGCTtctagtggttcacacccaacactagcaagaggatgagagaggAAAAGGGAGCTAATAATTTCGGTTATCTCTCTAGGGTTTTCAGTGGCAAAATTCATTAGGggtaagggtctatttatagttcAACAAAGATGTCGTGGATAACCCTAAtctgaatataataataatattttaaattggtaattatccaactCCTTATTTATCTACATGGGataatctagaaaccctaaattatCCATATAGAAACTGTCCACTCCTTCCTAAGGAAGGTTCTGGagcctcttgttcaactattgaatagTTACAATTTagaccctgcacttttaattaatttttttaatcccaaaattaatttcagttaatttctgattaaatattaattaaatattaccatttctaattaatatattattcttataatatattaacaaaccatttAGTTCAATTTATTCATCacataataaattcaacctctatctccaaaagtcatcatgtttacttgctagttttgagggcaacccaaaaggactgtgttatTATCatttcaagtatataccaattatagttatgggcttagacacctaatccaacagtcttccacttggataagtctaataactatagttgccagTATAACTTCAAAAACTTATTAGCAAATTGTAGttctcaaaagtcgttgtcaaactTTGAACCAGTCAGTTActtgtcctaagataagtgatcaaatattcctcccttctacaagatatcgtacagACATGAGATATAGtttataatcaatctcattgtccaagttttgtttcctaatttctgatttatgacgactgaaatCAGATTACGAATTGAACAAATCAATTCaatctaggcttggccaagcactttagatgtcatcatcaaatcatcgaggggcccacggatatcgcttttcccataagggcaaaaggaacggataaacattgacttatatgcttgcattatttactcatcaaatcatgcacaacaatacattttataacatcaagctactgatgcgtttacatattatcaatgcacaactgacttgtaaacaacagctcatatatcttcgtttcaagaataaaagatattatcgtctcaaaattactcgtgataaaatccatgaagtaattctctgagcgtggatttatccaatactcaaaatccctattttctaagtactcatgaacattgcagcaaaaaCTGTTGTTATGTCTAAtctccatagacaatctacaatccagtttAGGACAGCCTTAAttcgctacttacttccaaaagtatgagtgACTGTGGAGTTTCGAATAATCAAAGTAAGTAAAAcctgcaaagtgaaacacaataataacctaattaactatggtctcaaactattgaatataaatgaaactcttattatttaatcaccatattaattatactttatttaatgtataatgtttcgagtaatcaactaaacacttgaaCTAAACATCAGTTATGTCATgctataaacatgcatactatgtctcttTATGGTCCTTTCTTTTGCGAATAGATCGAGTGAacactattccaatgatgctcatttcacaattccaaagttTTGTCACTACTTAGAATGTGTTAGAATTCCAATCTTACATGCATTGTCCTTCTGTGATGTCAAGGcctcaaagtcacaaagacttagcCAACAATATTACAGAATGTTCCAATGGAACTTTGTTACTAAAACAATTCAAAAGTAATGACTTTTCAAATTCAAGGCATATTCCTTGAACACCttccttgcattaaagtttctaactcacatgtagattttaataatcaactattactatggaaacatttccatattcccatatgaccatcaattttgatcaagagtcatctcaatctaaaacatgtcactatggtccttctaaccaataccatacttccaactgtatACAAGTAACCAATCATTTGATAAACCTCAGAATGTTcctgacagttgtttaacaactttagttacACAAACTTCTAGTCATTTCCCTCTCAATGCCCAAGGCATTTGAAAAAATCAGAACAAGTAAATATTATAACATacgaaatcgatcctatatccgactCATATGGGACTTGactcataatgtcttacataaagacctgaTATCATATCAGTCTTTTGCTTATAATATCTCCATAtatcgaatttcctatgttgaatcatttcaacatgatattcatatatatccatgactaagttctattaaaacattcaatctaaacttttagatttgaaactaAGTATGAATGCCCTCTCCCTTGAAGTCTTACTATAGTGAAACTATTTCCAACTCCGCAACttgcaatttgaaaattttgttccCTACAAATAGTATTGCCAACTTGTAacacttagcataacaattatgctctcaTTTGCATaaaaattatgctcccactagctttgaaatgtacccagaaatcagttggacttctagaaatcaatactcttgactttcttactaaagcgTAGATTTCTCATAcgtgatgcttcgataagtctttaaCTAGACTTCTCAGGCTTTTACACCTTTTATTagatagaatatatatatatatatatatatatatatatatatatatatatatatatatatgtgtgtgtgtgtgtgtgttcaaaccCTTTCAAAACTTATAGCTATATGTCCTAAAAGCTCAAACAATTCATTGCCATccctcataattcgaactatgaaaagggatgtcgtaattataTTGCAAATTTGAAAACGCAATTATCATAATTACTAAACATAATGATATTTATcagatctttaaaatctactagcgaaagtgtttcctcataatcattctcatgaattagaTTGGAACCTCTagccacctagattttatggtgtatgtgttcccatccatatgaatctatcatttccaacctacaatcataagacaagTTTTATGACAAAAACCAAATCCAAATTTAtctttcatggactgaacttctCTTATTCTAAATTTCTTGTcctctggtagcacaagggcctaccattgtttTCATGTTGTTAAGCAgttcacccatattgatcaatgcACTTTCACTGACTAACGTGTTCTTCCTTttgcagtcaaatgagaaccatagaactcataagtATTGCCAACTCAATTGGAAGGTGCACAAGAATATGTCAGCTTAACacaataggttatcaacctcaggtcgtgtgctagtcAGTGGCGGAGCcagtatgtgacatccccaaatttcatggccagaaaagaccgatttgtttatgccttgttttaaaatcagagtaatcatttttaaagaaaacagttatggaatttgtcccaaaaacaaaatatgataaccatttatcaaaacatttctcaaagagaatgtattttcattaaataataaaacctcgggatgtcatgttccgatacagaccaatagcataaacaatataaaatagaccttacaacagttatttataactactgatctataatccaaaatctctcgtcaagtccaccaacttatacccttgtgccattacatgtaatgcaaagaaaactgagtgggtcaggcttgagatcctggtgagcatatagggttttcaacccacaataatataattattatatttaatcatcaaacaatcaacccaattactcatccccattatcttcgtttaatcttccctaaagatattatcctaagggtcatctcctatatcatgtttacctctcatctccttacatcttatttccttatatgtttgttcctaagaacttttcctaaggatcatcgctaattcggggatcactccATCAATAGGtgtctagtaagggttagggtatcatcgcatgattacgcagccacaacatcgtctggactcgtaaatcataataagggttagactatcatcgcatgaatacgcagccacaacatcgcctggactcgtaattcataataagggttagactatcatcgcatgaatacgcaaccacaacatcgcctggactcgtaattcaccACCTATCTGtcatcaccattatatcctcacctatctcttatcacattatttcaacacacaccaactatttcatctacccatgttctacccaacatatttgtagatataaattacatatacagtttcaatcatttaacacccgtataaaaacatcaattccaagctcATCTctaatagacaaataatatataacacatagcacatatttcatagctaatactttatatttatgtgttagaaaaaagtaactacacactcacttgatcagaagatgatcggacaacactacgacttttagaagtagtattctttggtagatctagaagatcttcacaaaaattggcttctcgcgggcagagcttctactagggaattttacttctcgggatcttcggggattcatgacttgcttcggggctcgggattaatatcggtgcttcgggatatttcttgcacataAAATGGGGTAAAAACGAGTGATagagaagagtttgaacaaaAGAAATCGGCAACCAtcgacatctatttatagggtgttgaaacctcgattacgctgggcgtaaatctaggtacgttgggcgtactaagccTTACGTTGGACGTACACGAAGTCATTGCATGCGTATGAACTCGAgtgacgtcattgcatgcgtagcTGAGGCGGTTctgggtacgctgagcgtactcgaTTAAGCAGACTTCAaacttgcgtaactttcgcatacgagctccatttttgacgttcttgttggattagtgtctaagtccataactattttggtatgtacttgacccgattatgagcatggtccttttgggttgccttcaccatagcaatatgtaggatgaattaaggaaagagaggtttaaatatgatttattaatatattatgagaataatatattaaaggagaaatcatattgtttaattaatattagtcaataattaattatgaattaattttgtggctaaaagagattaattaaatttaggggactggattgcaattattggataattgagttattgggctaaggaatgctaaaggaacaaggggtgaacgaaattatgatggaagcccatcatattttcgtccatggccttatccagaaggttccatgggctgcttagagtttaagctgtccattagggttttgactgaaaccctagcagcccacacaagtatataaaggacacCTTAGGCTcccaaaacgtggacaactgattctctagggtttctagtcgtttttgggcagcctctttccttctcctcttcatccaagttgtatatggtgtttgtgactccattagaggtgcagcacttaaggcactaagcttttgaagccaatccaagcaaggaattgattgttattgctatataacaatcaaaggtaattctctaaaccctaattcagtttataacatgttagatctaagtttattagtcttggattcaaagcatgtacaatagagaaacctagatccaagcattagggtttgtatgagcacataggattgtttcttatgcataaaacccatcagtggtatcagagccttgattggtttcaattgtatgtgatgcttaactgttttgtttgcttaaaaacgagttttttgcctctgcccgacacaactcggcgagtcagtatctggactcgacgagttagccctactcggcgagtccaggtatgactcggcgagtcagtgcgtcaggcagagggtattttgggatttagctgctgttttgacttggattttatgcttaaattattttatgaagctaaaatccaaattttatcttaattatatgtttatccttgccaaaacaataaataatttcaaatcttttaaatattggttgtttatgtgataaatatggattatttaaagttatttggtaattatctaatgactaaaataagattaggtcaaatgtagataattatgaaattaattgtttaatttgaattatttgttatttgatccctaatgttttgaaatgtttcaaaacttgccctcagttttggaatttaaaagttgattataagtttaattttgaaatgttaaattctaaaaccctagtaatttgaaaagttcgaatcacacccttatggttttgctaaattaattaaagtgtataattaaaagtgatttaataaacccataaagtttttggtttacatttaattaaattaaaagtataatttactaagttaaaccacctagtattttaaaagtgtaaaatacaccctatactatatataacattaaaagtctagtattatatatgagtatacagttagtcttaccgttagtaggcctcattcacgaagttggtctataaggggtgtttaaggaaattgcctataaaatggcgattgaatgggtatccactcttacccaccgcactcttgactagtggatggtcgttagccgaacaggtaggataggacagaaaccttccattataagtataatgaagtacaaagtaactaaatgctttttcaaattcccaaatcatagttactttagaaaaaatgtgaaattgtatgctaatccatagaattacacttcgtacccctgtcaaacgttagtggagcgtgtgtggttaaccgacacactaatttggggatgacattggtagtgaagggtgactcgatgtttttcatagatcaatggagcgtgtgtgggtaaccggcacattgattaggtgattgtagcattgggtgcaccacgtgattcgtatggttattcacaccttgtttgtgatcctcggcatcccagtcacaaataatagggcataatcgagattaaacatgccattgaaaagttcaatgaatctcaaaagatctatgagtttcaattcatttaaaacttaatcttccttttcgtttttcatggtggaaattagtaaatcatcatttacctaccttcaaatattttgcaactagattacgacatcccttttctaggttgtagaatattgtgttggatcctagcttgatgtttcatttgggtgttacatcaagaattctaatcaacataacttgaattttctcccgttttgtagatgtctgaatcttacaatggtcttcccaaatcctttggaacaagctttccaaatgaagatgacgttccgagaaacgatcaaggaaatgagagtcatgcttcacttcctccacctcctccaatcgttctccctgacccacaagttcaaaggcttgaaaagttcaagctcactcaagcccttttggcaagtaaacacgaagatgggaaacctgtgtgtgcacacgtcttagagatgaagtcacacattgataggttaagaatgttgggtgtcgagatttcaagcgagttggctgctgactgggttcttcagtcacttcctgaatcatatagtgagttcgttagactatatgatggatcacgacgtgaccctcattaatctcacctatttgcttatagttgctg
This window encodes:
- the LOC111904005 gene encoding probable transcriptional regulator SLK2 isoform X1 is translated as MGPSRAGVGMIHSNSSSGIFFQGDMQSQALGNPHLGSFGGNIRSNMVPLSGDMNNVATSGPSIGASSLVTDANSGLSGGGGGGPRMQRSASANTESYMRLPASPLSFSSNNISISGSSVIDNQDPHSQSQQVPRQGASTATSLPPPRQVSLSLPNGPRVPGSFIQDNDNISHLQKKPRLDIKQEDMMQQQVLQQILQRQELQSPNPQLQTLIQQQRLRQQQQQQQLLQSLPPVQRAHLLQQQQQQQQQLQLRQQLQQQSLQPSSSVKRPYDGGVCSRRLMQYLYHQRQRPADNVISYWRKFVAEYYSPRAKKRWCLSLYDNVGHHSLGVFPQAAMDAWQCDICGSKSGRGFEATFEVLPRLNEIKFGSGVIDELLFLDLPREYRFPSGIMVLEYGQAVQESIYEQLRVVREGQLKVIFTPDLKILTWEFCARRHEELLPRRLVAPQVNQLLQVAQKCQSTIAESGSDGVSQQDLQTNSNMVVTAGRQLARSLELQSLNDLGFSKRYVRCLQISEVVNSMKDLMDFCRETKAGPIEGLKSYPRQTSSSVKSQMEQISSIPDRNTLSKLVSLTNNTQQQMGPRAPLNNGTTTQTQAAVALSNFQNMLMRQNSMNSNSQSHQQQEASSSFNNSNQQNYPFQTGSGSGGLLNPNPHMIQQQQQQQRPIFNQQSPSHSGSQMQQHMIQQLLQDMSSGGGGAKPSHSGQSAASGSMGRYGMSSSGTSRPPAVPTRSNSFKGASRSDSSAGVGVGVGVGVVGVGVGVGDRKDLGSLCDDIVGDIGSEFNGSGFFDNDELEYGGWKG
- the LOC111904005 gene encoding probable transcriptional regulator SLK2 isoform X2 — protein: MGPSRAGVGMIHSNSSSGIFFQGDMQSQALGGGGGGPRMQRSASANTESYMRLPASPLSFSSNNISISGSSVIDNQDPHSQSQQVPRQGASTATSLPPPRQVSLSLPNGPRVPGSFIQDNDNISHLQKKPRLDIKQEDMMQQQVLQQILQRQELQSPNPQLQTLIQQQRLRQQQQQQQLLQSLPPVQRAHLLQQQQQQQQQLQLRQQLQQQSLQPSSSVKRPYDGGVCSRRLMQYLYHQRQRPADNVISYWRKFVAEYYSPRAKKRWCLSLYDNVGHHSLGVFPQAAMDAWQCDICGSKSGRGFEATFEVLPRLNEIKFGSGVIDELLFLDLPREYRFPSGIMVLEYGQAVQESIYEQLRVVREGQLKVIFTPDLKILTWEFCARRHEELLPRRLVAPQVNQLLQVAQKCQSTIAESGSDGVSQQDLQTNSNMVVTAGRQLARSLELQSLNDLGFSKRYVRCLQISEVVNSMKDLMDFCRETKAGPIEGLKSYPRQTSSSVKSQMEQISSIPDRNTLSKLVSLTNNTQQQMGPRAPLNNGTTTQTQAAVALSNFQNMLMRQNSMNSNSQSHQQQEASSSFNNSNQQNYPFQTGSGSGGLLNPNPHMIQQQQQQQRPIFNQQSPSHSGSQMQQHMIQQLLQDMSSGGGGAKPSHSGQSAASGSMGRYGMSSSGTSRPPAVPTRSNSFKGASRSDSSAGVGVGVGVGVVGVGVGVGDRKDLGSLCDDIVGDIGSEFNGSGFFDNDELEYGGWKG